aaataaattttagcacaATTCGCAAATATAGAATCCACAAATAACAAGGCTTGAACGTAGTTTGTAATACCATAATCATCGATCTAAAAAATTATGCATAATCCAAAAATTTTCACTTAGGTCTTGGTATCTATTCTCAGGTCTTAATTTATAGCTGCTATATATGCTTGGGGTGTTGGGGGCTGAGGACAAATTCTAATCACCCAAAACTATGAAGAATTATAAACACAAAATCTAGGGAGAGCAAGAGTCTCTTTCTTACATTCTATGTTTCTTGGAaactaaacaaatatttcatgttaCAAACCTCTGTCGGTCCTCATCATCAGTGCTTTCATATTCTGATTCTTCACTAGATAATTCCTCATCCTCGTCTGGCAAAGGAGGTTCCTCAGGTGGCTGAGGAGATGTGGGTGGAAGAGGTGCATGCAACGGCATATAGTCTTCATactaattaaaagaataaaacaaaaatactatggcagtctaaaatatttatagaacaaaCTCCATTTGAATACTACATTCTCATTTCTATCACATTTTTTTAACACATTCTACACATATTGAGGGAACACCCTGTATGGCAGATCACTAGCTGATCACAAAATGTGCCTCTTCTTCCTTCACCCTCAGCTGAACTAAATTTTCAAAGCTCCTTTGTAGTTATATTTTCCCTTGTAACTGAGTTATAGCCAATGAAATCAGACAATTAGAAACTcccacaaataattttttcttcctgATCTGCAGACTGTGTAGTAATATCTTCATCAACCTGGGAAGGCACATGGTCAAAACAATTCAGGTGTTTTTCATGGCTCAGTAGACCAAAACATCCCTCTGCTCTACTTTTGGAAAGGATGTGACAtgacaaaaatcatttttattgtattaaatgACTAAGAATGTATTTGTTAACAGCAGTTAGTATAATCTTAATTAATTCTCCAGTAATATATCAAGCACTGAGTAGGTGTTGgggttacaaaaacaaaaaaacaaacaaaaacaacaaacaaatccTAAAGTTAATAGTACATACATTAGAAAAGTAGCAAATCTCACACCAAATTCTCTTCTATTCATATATGAACACTCAATGTATTAATAATTTTGCAttgctattatttataaatatactaaGAGTACTATAgcaaaataataactaaaattattCAAGAGCAGGTATAGCCTACTTCTAAATTATTGACAGATTTGCATAGTCAAGTCTAATAAAAATACCAGCACCCTTTTTCGTCTTTTGCAAACAAAGCTCTGTTTGTGACAAAACAAGAACAACGAAATCTTTAGGTAATCTAGTTAAGCGTAACTACCTCATAGGATGGCACAATGTTTTGGCTCAAAAAACTTAACAATGCTGGATGAAATGATAGTCTTTATTGCCAAAAGCATTTCTTTCATATTCTGGCTTTTCCTCACTTAAAGTTCTCAGTTCTTCTATTATCATCATATTACTTTATATCTGTTCCTTATTTTCAATGTACATCAGAGGTTGCTATAACACCTGTATAATTCAGCCTCAATAATCCCATTCgggaaaagaaattttaacttGAAAATTCTAAGAGCTGTCTTACCATGGGAGGTCGCGCAGTAATTGGTCCAAAAGGTGTTGgcaaattcattttattcataagATGAAGGACCTTAAAAtggtaaaacatttaaattcacATATAAATTGATTCAACTCACATCTTGTATTTTACATACTAAGAAATTTTGCAATAACACTATTTATTAATCGAGTGTAAAGGAAGACCTGCCCATCTCTTGACTTTATGATCTCTGTATAAGGTAAAACAAGGCATTGGTGTATCTCAGATTAATCTTCCTAAAATGTCAATTCTACATGTTCAATTAGTCCCGTTGCTAAGAATGTAATATTCTTGCAATATAAAACCTACTTGAAATGATTTTATATCTTTACCCCAAttattgtaaaattataaaacagagaaatacattaaaatacatcTATACTTTGTACTtcaaaaaaatatgttattactgccaatatttttaagaatttgctCAGGGGTCTGAATCTCTACTTAATGGTGTATTCTAAATAGAGAATTGTCACAAATTACATTTCCCAAACTAGCTTCTGTTTATTAGTATCCACTTATACTATACCTTATAAAAGTCTTTACTTGAAAgtagtaaatatttaattacatttaaagtaCTGTATCACTAGCTGTCTAGAATTAGTCTGATTACTTTTATGAGAATCagcatgaaaaataaagtatcaaGCTATATAAACAAGTCCTTTAAGGAAAAGTTTTATTCTACTTACCTGTACATAGAACTTAGGCACACTTGCCAAGGCATTTACTATGTTTGCAAGGATTGTGCTGGAAGGTGGTGGGTACATATACTTGAGGCATGAATTTAAAGGAAAAGTcagcctataaaataaaaaacatttaagatgcttatgttttaataatttcataTCAGTAACTCATTTTAGGTAACCTGGTAACAAACACACTGCTCAAATGATGCAGTACTATTAGATTTACCTTGTTCCTAAAAGATccaaagtacatttaaaaagaaaaataagctacTGTATGTCTTGGCAGAGGTTTACCTTGTATCTCTCAACATTTCAAGAGATGCTTTCTCTGCAATGAATTCAGTGACAAATTCGTAACACAAAATGTgattcatattaaaaatatacatgacaataaatatctttgtttttaaaattatcttaaattatCTTATTTGCAATAAGGTATCTGTATATAACACAATATACAATAAGCAGTAAGATATCTGTATATCACAATGTATAATAAGATATCTGTATATCACAATATACAATAAGCAAAAAGCAGTAAGACAtctgtatatctgtatatctgtATACAACacagaacaaaagcaaaagaaaagcaaataaaaatgctaaCCCGTGGTTTGGTGCAATCCCATTTTCCACTGTTAAATaaccaagttcttttttttctttatcatcttcGACAGGGTCGTCAGACCTGGGACATACAGAATCAAAGTTAATCTTACCTTTCCAAAGAGTGAAAAACTgcacacaaaaaagataaattaccTTTTCAAACATGTCATTATAAAAAcagtttgattaaaaaaaaacaaaaactttcaagTATTTCTCAAGCAAACACCTAGAAATGGGAAGGGAACTAAAATTAACCTTCACTGAATCCCTTCTGTAGTATTATTACTACAGAAGtgctataataataaaattattattcagCACTACACATTTCCATTTACTCTTCATAGCAAGACTATGAAGATGGCATAATTGTCACtgaccaaaaataaaactaaagtttaCATGGTATAAAATAGTGGTAATCAAATGTCGTTAACGTGTGTCATAATCAGTTGGAGAGTTTATTAAAACTCACAGACTTCTAGAGCATTTTCCCATCCCTTCCATCCCTCAAtgaagtttctgattcagtaagacAGGGTTAAAAAAGCTCAAGGTTCGGTAGTTTGATCAAGTTTACAGATGATACAGCTGATCTAGGGACCAAACTCTGAGAACTACTAGTGTAAAGCAAATTTGTCAAGGTGTACCACAAAAAGTCACAGCTGGAAACCAAATGCCAGTCTTGATCTTATCACACTGTGTTACCTCTGATACAAAGACATTATACTAGTTATTTTCCCTCCATTGAAGGTTGAAGATGAATTCATTTCAGCCCACTCCCTTCCCACTTCACACTGATTAAACTGTAATATTAAATCTGGTTCCTAATGTACAATTAGgggcaaaaataaagatattgtTTTACTGTGCTAGATTTAATGGAAAAATCTGTCACTACTCTTCCAATTACTTACTGGCTAGTCTGAAACCAATACAATAACTAtataactgattaaaaaaaaaaaaaaaaaactttaaaaatgttacaaaatgtattatctacataccttttttttttttcagagcctgAAGTGGGACATGGGGAGTGAACTCGATCTTGTTCTTTTGCAAATTCAACGACTAAAGTATGACCTAAAAGTTTCAGCTGATGGAGTCTTGTCAATGCCTGGAGTTAAAAGAACAAGAGTAAACATTTCACAATTGTACTAAAAATGATCTGTTAGAGACCAATGTTTACACTGTGGGcggcaagccacccaggtgctgaggcaagagactggGGACACGAGCCGTTCCcgtataataaaatacataaaacaacaaGAGCTATAGTAGATCTATATCAcagatatgattatatatgaatgtcattaatcattagtttgtagcaattactctttattccaatattataataatccttgCTCTACAAttataacctaggaaaaaccggccatacagagataggagctgaagggacatagtgagaagtgaccagaagacaagTGTGAGCCCTCTCTCACACCCAGACAGGGCCActagagggctccttggtctagcaGTAACACCAGCATCTGGGAAGATGCCTGTTGCCAAGCCGACCGTGGTCTAGTGGTAGTGTCGGTGCCAAGGAAAAACACCGGCTACTTAGCGGACCAggaaagggagtctccctttccCTGGGGGAGTTTAGAGAAGACTCTACTCCTCCACCTCTTGTGGAGGGCCTGACATCAGTCAGGCCTGCCCGCAGTTATCCAAAGGCCTGTCTCCCTctgatgctgtgcttcagtggtcacgCTCCTAGTCCACTTTCATATTCCAtcctgtacacctggctctgccttctagATAGCAGTAGCAAAATCAGTGAAAGTACTAAAAGTCTCTGATATGCAGAAATAATGGCGtaagtgctctctctctctctgcctcggcTGCCAGGCAGGGAAGGACTCCCTGTCCAATGGACACGTGACCCACGTGACCTCACCTACCATTGGAGATGGctcacactccttaccctgcccctttgtcttgtatccaataaatatcagCACAGCCTGGCATTTGGGGCCACTACTGGTCTCTGCGTCTTGGTGGTGGTGGTCGCCCGGGCCCAGCTATCTTTTACCTCTGTCTTATGTCTTTATTTCTACAGTCTCTCATCTAAACACATGGGGAGAAAAACCCACTGACCCTGTGGGGCTGGTCCCTacgtatactttttttttttttttttttttttttttgccaatgcTGTAAACATTTCCTTGActatttcctaatttatttttaaactcaggCTATCAAGCGTTTAGTACTTATTAAAGGACTACCTCCTATaactgaggaaaataaaaatctggctAAATCCCACTTTATGCCAGCTCTGCTTATACCCAGGCAGCTGAAAATGGCTGAAAACAAGCTAACAAATTTCCCTGGCCTTACTTTCAATTTATAACAGCACCATAAATTGTAGGGTGACCTTCAATGATACCACAAAATTACTTACTACAATCGTAGTCTAATTTTCCCATCTATAAGAGAATATTTTGTACTTTCTCCTTGTTCCTTAACCTCACAATATTTTTCTGGCATTCCGTTAGCCTAGCACCTGGTTTCCTACTTTGAGACAACTGAAGTGATGACATGAGAATATCAGATTTCCACTATAACTCCCCATCTACCAGCATATGCACGCCAAAATTCTATGTTCTGTTATAATGTATTAACTATCCACATTCCTATCTAAATCCAGCTGCCTGGCTTATATACTAAATTCCATCCTCTCATCTACTCAAGGTTCTTTATTTAGCTATGCTCTGGaaatgtgtgtggtggggggtgtgGGGGGTGCTCTTATTTAAactgttaattttctgtcctCTATTGGATTATCCATATCAGTACGAAAACACGCTCCTATTTCTCCCATCCTAAATTTGCATTATTAGTTTTGCAGTAAAACTCTGTAGAAGTTATATAAACCCTCTATCTACAACTCCTCTCTGCCTATTAAGTTTCAAAACTATTTCAATCAGGTTAATGCTTTAATAAGTTTAACGAGACTGCTTATCATAGACAACAAATTTTGTATTGTTGGGCTAATGATCAACTCCTAGTCTTCACTTGACTGCATTTAACACAGTTAATCACTTCTTCCTTGATACATGTCATTCACTTGGCTTCAAGACTTCATACGTTCTTACAATTTTCTTCCTAGCTCACTGGTTTCTACTCCTCCATCTCTTTGACTTGTGCCTTCTCTCACATTCTTAATGTTGGAATGCTCCAGAGCTCTTGCCTGGTCTTCCTCTCTATTTCAACATATTATCTTCGTGATTTAATCCAGCATCTGCAGTTTAAATCTATATGCTAATGATTCACTAATTTATAATTTCAGCGCAGACTTCTGTCCTGAAGTCAAGGAACACATATTCAAATAATGGATAGTGCCCCATAGGTTTCTAACAAATGTTTCAAAATCAACATTTCAGAAGCTAAACCGCTTAATCTCTCCCCCAGACAAAAATGTGCTCCACTAGGAGCCATCTCTGTTTCAGATGATGGCAAGTCCATTCTTCCAGTTATTCAGGTCAAAAATCTTGTAATCATCCTTAATGCTTCTTTCCCTCATTCCATATCCAAGCCATTAAGAAATCCTGTTTGCCTATACCATAAAGCCAAAgtcatcaaaacagcatggtactggtataaaaataggcacacagaccaatggaacagaatagagaacccagaaataaaccaaaatacttACAGGAAActgatcttccacaaagcaaacaaaaacataaagtggggaaaagacaccttattcaacaaatggtgctgggataattggcaagctgcatgtagaagaatgaaactagatcctcatctctcaccttatacaaaaatcagctcaagatggatcaaggacttaaatctaagacctgaaaccataaaaattctagaagataacatcggaAAAACCCTTTTAGACATTGTCTTAGGCAAAGACGTCaggaccaagaacccaaaagcaaatgcaacagaaacaaagataaacagatgggacttaattaaactaaaaagcttctgcacagcaaaagaaacaatcaacaaacagacaacccacagagtgggagaaaatatttggaatccATACATccaaaaacagactaatatccagaatctacaaggaatccaaatgaatcagcaagaaaaaaaacaagcccatgggctaaggacatgaatagacaattctcaaaataagacatacaaatggccggcaaacatgaaaaaatgctcaacatcactaatgatcagggaaatgcaaatcaaaatcatgaaGCAATACCTCCTTACTCCTGCAATAATGGTCATAATGAAAATATCAAGACATAATAGATGTTGGTAGAAATGTGGTGAAAGGGACTTCcacattgctgatgagaatgtacaCTAGTATAGTAAGTATGaaaaatagtgtggagattccttaaagaactaaaagtagacctaccatttgatccagctactgagtatctacccagaggacaataagtcattatacaaaaaaaaaaaaatagttgcacatgcatgtttatagcagcacaatttgcaactgcaaaaatatggaaccagtccaaatgtccatcaatcaatgagtggataaagaagtTGTGAGATATAATATGAaacatggaatattactcagccataaaaaggaacaaaataatggcatttgtagCAACCTAGATGGAAtgggagaccattattctaagtgaagtaactcaggaatggaaaaccaaacatcgaatgttctcactcctaagcaggagctaagctatgaggacctaaaggcataagaatgatacaatggactttggagactcaggagaaagtgtgggggtgggggtgagggataaaagacttcACAATGGgcacagtgtatactgcttgggtgacaggtacatcaaaatctcagaaatcacgactaaagaacttatgcatgtaactaaacaccacctgttcccccaaaacctactgGAATAAATACAATAAGAAATCCTTGCTTCTATCTTCAAACTATATAAAGAATCTAATCACCGCTAACCACTACCATTGTGGTCAAGGCAACCATCAATTCTGGACTGAATTACCACAACATTTTAATGGATTTCCCTGTTTCTACCTTTCCCTCCCTTCAGTCTAGTCACAACAGAGAAAGCAATCTTTTGAAATATGTCAGATCAGGTCACCCCCTTGTTCCAATGGCTCCCTATTTTACTGACAGTAATCTAAATTCCTTACTATAATCTACATAATATAGATTCTATGACTTCTCTGACTTCAAATCCAATGATCACTCCCACTATGTATGCTCCAGTCACAGTGGCTTCCTTGAACAACATGACAGGCATGGTCACATCCTAGAGCCCCTGATCCAGCTGTTCCTCTAATTCAAACATACTTCTCCCAGAAATTTCATTAGCTAACTCCCTTCGCATCCTTCAAATTGTTGTTCAAATATAACCCTAACTACAGCCTGACCTCTCCCCACTTAACACTCCCGATCTTATTGCTCTACTTGTCCTTTTTCCATAGCATTTATTGTCCTCTAAAATAGTAAAGATTATTTTGTCTCCCCTTTTGAGACTACAAACTATaatcatctttgtttttgttcacaTATAATCCCAAAACCTAAAACAGcatctagcacatagtaggcacttaatagTTTTGCAACACATGAAACTACAAGCCTTAACCAGGGACTGATTTTGtgtaagacaatttttccacaggtCGGGGTAGGGGGTGGGGACATAGTTTCGAGATGAAACTGATTCACCTCGGACCATAAGGCATTAGTCAGATTCTCATTGAgagtgcaacctagatcccttgcatgtgcagatCACAATAGCGGCCAAGGCACTGCTGATCTGAttggaggtggagctcaggcagccATGGGGAGAGGCTGTGAAGAGAGATAAAGCTTCCTTAGCTTGCCagtcacctcctgctgtgcggcccagcTTCTAACAGGGCATGGTTGGGTACTAGGCTGTGGCTGGGTACGAGTCCGTGTCCCGGGGTTTGAGGATTCCTGCCTTACATCGTCATACAAAGTTAGTTTGAAAATGCTTCAATAATTTTCAAGACCCTAAATGAATGTTAGACCTATTCATTAACAGTGAAGCTTGATTATCTGAAATGAAGGTCATCTAATCTGACTTATTCCAACTTTCTTCCTCTCAAAATGGGTATCACGTAAGTTcttattctcaaatatttatggCTTTTCACTTTTAATGTTAACTCCTCCTACCTAACTTGGCTACTTACTCTATTCTTGaacatttcttcctttgttttcttaatcTATCACTTTCCAGTAAGGCCAAATGTTCTCTAGCCTAAAAGCCCTATCAATACTGCCATTAACCTCTTACTGCTTCCTTTCACTACAAACATTTTCAAAGACAATGACTGGCTCCATGTGCTCTCCTCCAAGTTATTTTTGACCCTAAAACAATGAGTTTTTCATTCCCATACtttatttataatgtaatatgctatatttttaaaaagactttttttctgaaaaaaaaaattacctatcaTTATAAAAgtacatattaatataatatgaaAGCCCTCTGTAATCCTACTCTCAGAGAAAGATGTTTTTAACATTGTGGTGTATAGTTCtgtcatatttttttcctgtgcatATGCTAACATGTATACTATTCGTTTCAAAAAATCTGAGGTTACATCATACATAATCTTTCGCAACTTTATTCATGTACTCTATCTGGGCTATCATTCTGTATTAACACATACCATTTGATATCATTCTCAGACAGCTGCAGTACAGTATATGGACATAATGTGATTTAAGGCTTCCCTTCCTTTTACCAATGAGAATCTGGGTCATTTCTATTGTTTCACGGCAAAAAGACTTTAATAGATGTGTTCATTCCTCATTTTGCATCATCACAGGATTTCATCTTCTTAAAACATACTTCTCTTTGCATCAGTGAtaatttcttttctagttctCCTACTTTAACTGCTCCTTCCCATTCTTCTCTCCTAGCTTATTATCCTTTGGGCAATCATATCTATTCACATGGCTGAAGAATCTTTCCATTCTTCACCTTGCCTCAGCTCTAgactaatatttttaagtatttccaCAAAAGTAGCCCAGTGACCCCTCCAGGTTAACAgatgacatgtgaattcatcacatacTTTTGTAAACATTCTCTGGATCCTCATGTCAGCTAATATAACAACCCAAATAACTCAATCCTCAATCCAAATATCCTGAACCCGTCTCTCTCAACTCCTATATTATGAAACCTACAAACTCAGTCTCTCTTGAGTATATATCTACTTCCCCCTTTGTCTTCTTATTGTCGTCTTCTTTATTCTTGCCTTGGCCATTATAACAGCCTTCCATTTGGTCTCCTACCTCTAATAATTCTGTGCATCCAATCCATGATATGAACTATACCAGATATCTTTCACAGGCCTGATTATATTATGAGCCAGCTCAAAAGTATCAAGTGCACACCTACTAAACCAAACTCAATACCTCTCTCCCAGACTCAATTTTTCAAGTCCAATTTCCATCTCAACCCTTAGCTCCTGCTCCACTTATAACTTGCAACGCCTCACAGCTTTATTTGGTGTTCCCCAAGTCCCGAAGGCCCATCTCCCCTTGTTTCCTtctgaaaaaatacaattatcaTTAGACTTCTAGCTAAAAGATCACCTCCTTTGTGAATGATTCCCTGGAACtttaaagaaatgtatattcTCCTTTCAACACTTGAAACATCTTACCTTGTAACAGTTAGAGATATTTATCAATCTAAATCATTGAGAAATTGTTAGTTTAATTACATATGCAGTTAGTTTTGGTTTATAGATAATTTACTAAAGGACTGGGCAATATCCACCAACTAACAAATCAAATGTAGTCTGTTGGGGAAACTGTTGGAATACAAACGCTTTTGCTTCTTAAAAACCACAGTTTAACATTAAACCAAGACTGGATAAGAGGATACTTTTGACAACTTTAATAGTCAAGAAAAAGTCATACCTTTATAGCTGCTTTTTCATTAGGGAATGTGGCAAAAGCTGTATGTTTCTGAAACAGAGTTAAGGTACAAATTACTTCCAATATAACTTCAGTTTCTCATAAAGAAATCTGACATTTTACCAGTGGAGTAATGTGACATGTTAATAAAATCATGGGAAAGTATGAAAAATCAAGACCATTTAACTGATTACTAATTTCAGTTCAGtggttttcaacattttttgagTCAGACTTGAGATGAAAGCTATGCAACCTCTATCATATAAAGACACATGTTTTACACACGCAAATAGTTCAAAAGACCAAAAGTTTAAAGACCTCTTCCACACAGAGGGTCACTTTTAaccaacaaaaaatgtatttccttcatttatgacAGACCTGAAGATTTTAAACTTTTCCTCTATACATAACAATGCACAGTATAAAAACATTCACCAACAGAGAAATCATTCTTCAAGGTGCATATTTCCTTTGTGCTTTATCTTTGTAATAATGTTCAATGGGAgaagcatatttttaaacataaattataaagattttaaaaaccatcagaaaaGCAACACAAGTCAAGAGTAAAAGAAACACTATGCTAAGGAAGAGCTCTGGTCAATGCTTATTAAAAGTTACTTTAATAATCATATCGCACACTAATTTTGTCTAATCTGATCCACGATGACCTAACGTACTTAAATTgagccatatttttttttttttgagggtatAAATGACACTTATACTGATCAAAATTGGCCTTTCTTATAATTCAGTAACTCTCAGCATGGGCTGcacattaacattaaaatcaCCTGCGGAAACTTTAAAACCACTGCTGTCTTGCCCCATCGCTATTCCTATTTTAATGAAGAGAAATCAAAACATCTTTGGATATAAAGCAAAACAGTAATTGTGTAAATTCCTACATAGGTACTTTTAACAGCCCTAAAAAATTGTTACCTAAAAGATGCCATCGGGAAATTTTTATGAAAAGCCTCTTTTTCTAGTTGAAATTCTGCATTTAATTTACTCAAGTCACCAATGCAGCTTCTTCTCTACTTTGATGAACGATTTAATATTGGCTTATAAATGAATTAGGACTTTTAAAAATCCCTTGATGCACATTTGTAAGAATACGCTGAGTTCAGAAGCAATAACCCCAAATTCAAAAAAGTTGTGAGGCTCTCAGGATGGATCTGAAAACTCAATATAACTAAGCTAATTTCCATTCTTCTGCTTTGTCATTCACCATTGCCCTTTTCTGCAGTGCTATGACTAATCCAGACTCAAGCCGATTAAAACTCCACTTCGCAGAgcagatattttgatacaaaagAGGTAGGATGGCGGAGCTCCCATCACACAAGTGCATCTTCCCCACTCGTTTCCGCCTTACTCCTGTCAGCGCTCCCCCTCCCCGGTCGCTTGCCAGAGGCCTTCCCGGGAGACTCCGGCGGGGCGCGCCCTTACCAGTCGCCCCTTATCTGACAGGACGCGCACGGACTGCGCCCCGAAGTACTTCAGCAAGTCCTCTTTCTCCTCAGCGGTAAGCTCAGCCGGCAGGTGCCTGATCAGAAGGGTTCGGTCGCCCCGAGGCGGGGAAAGCGAGGAGGAGCTCGTGCATCCCCTTGATATCGCAAGCGGCTGCTCGGGAGCTGCCATTTTCCTTGGAGAAGCAAAACAGAAATCGTGGGAAGAAGTCTCAGTCAAAATCGCAGCATCAACACAAGCTGGGATATTTTTTCCGCCTCGCGCTAAGGATTCTGGAAACCAGGAAACCAGGAAATACCGAGACAGAAAGTCACCTTCTCGCGAGAACTGAGCCACGGAAAAGCCGCAACCCTTCTGAGACTCGGGGAAGGGCGCGGTGCTAATGACAGTAAAGCAAAATGATTTAAATTCCAGGTAGCTCCGGAAAGACTTACAACGAAAATTGGCCCAGAGAAGTGCGAGTGACCACAAGTTGTCAATCGAAGAAGGTACCAGGAACCCCAGCCACTTGAGGGAAAGAAGCTGAATGCTCAAGGACACGAGGACTCATAACTGCGCATGTGCGGGCTGGGCCAGTcacggggcggggcggggcgcagCGCAAGGCGGGGCGGGGCGCAAGGAGGGGCGCGGCGGCGAGTGCTGTCAGAAGCTGCCCGCGCGGCTGTTAATCCCTGGCCTTGGGAAAGTGAATTGGCCTGGATATCAAGTAGGACAACTTGGGTGTGAAAATACTG
The genomic region above belongs to Piliocolobus tephrosceles isolate RC106 chromosome 1, ASM277652v3, whole genome shotgun sequence and contains:
- the RNPC3 gene encoding RNA-binding region-containing protein 3 isoform X4; this translates as MAAPEQPLAISRGCTSSSSLSPPRGDRTLLIRHLPAELTAEEKEDLLKYFGAQSVRVLSDKGRLKHTAFATFPNEKAAIKALTRLHQLKLLGHTLVVEFAKEQDRVHSPCPTSGSEKKKRSDDPVEDDKEKKELGYLTVENGIAPNHGLTFPLNSCLKYMYPPPSSTILANIVNALASVPKFYVQVLHLMNKMNLPTPFGPITARPPMYEDYMPLHAPLPPTSPQPPEEPPLPDEDEELSSEESEYESTDDEDRQRMNKLMELANLQPKRPKTIKQRHVRKRRKIKDMLNTPLCPSHSSLHPVLLPSDVFDQPQPVGNKRIEFHISTDMPAAFKKDLEKEQNCEEKNHGFGKIFPKPNLDITEEIKEDSDEMPSECISRRELEKGRISREEMETLSVFRSYEPGEPNCRIYVKNLAKHVQEKDLKYIFGRYVDFSSETQRIMFDIRLMKEGRMKGQAFIGLPNEKAAAKALKEANGYVLFGKPMVVQFARSARPKQDPKEGKRVKN